CTCAACAATTGATTCATTTTCACCAACTTCATCTCCATTTGAATAAGGAAGATATAATTTACCATCAATTTTTCCAGATACACCCGCAAGCTCATTTGGCTTAGCAACATCATTCTTTCTTAGGTAATATTTTTTGTTCTCTTTTCCATTAGAAATTGTTAAAATTGTTTCTTCATGTATAGTTTCAACTGTTACTTTACCTTTAAAAGGAGCATTGATTTTAGGCTCAACAAGTAAAACACCAGCATTTCTTCTGTTTGCAACAATGATTCTATTTGCTTTATCAATATATGTTTTTATATTGTAATATCTAATAAAACCTTCTTTATCAACTTTTAATTCTCTTTCTGTTTGAGTAGCACTTGCAGTACCACCAACGTGGAAAGTTCTAAGTGTAAGCTGTGTTCCTGGCTCACCAATTGATTGAGCTGCTAATACACCAACAGCTTCACCTGGATTTGCTTTTCTTTGCTCACCAAGATTCAGACCATAACATTTTGAACATAATCCATTTTCTACTTTACAAGTTAAAGGTGTTCTAATTACAACAGATTTTACTTCAGCATCAGCAACAACTTTTGCATTTTCTTCTGTAATTAATGTCCCTTCTGTAAACAAAATTTCATTAGAAATAGGATCAATTATATCTTCTGCAATCACTCTACCAGTAATTCTTTCTTCTAAACTTTCAATTAATTCATTACCAGAAGATAAATCAGTAATTTCAATACCCTCATGAGTTCCACAATCATCTGTAGTAATTCTCACATTTTGAGATACATCAATTAATTTTCTTGTTAAATAACCAGCATTTGCTGTTTTAAGTGCTGTATCTGCTAAACCTTTTCTAGCACCGTGAGTAGAAATAAAGTACTCAAGTACATTTAGACCTTCTCTAAAGTTAGAAATAATTGGTGTTTCAATAATTGAACCATCAGGTTTAGCCATAAGACCCCTCATACCTGCAAGCTGTCTAATCTGTGCAGCAGAACCTCTAGCCCCAGAGTCAGCCATCATATAAATAGAGTTAAAACCATTTTTATCAGTTTCAATAATCTCCATCATTTCTGATCCAAGAGTATTATTAATTTCAGTCCAAATATCAATAATTTTATTATATCTTTCTTGCTCAGTTAATAAACCTTGAGAAAATTGTTTTTGAACTTCAATAACTTCTTTTTTAGATTTAACTACATGATCTGCTTTTGATTCAGGTACTTTAATATCTGCAATTGAAACAGAAATACCAGCATCCGTTGCATATCTAAAACCTAAGTTTTTAAGATTATCTAAAAATCTTGGAGTTACTTTATATCCACCATGTTTATAAATATAATCAACTAATGTTCCAATATCTTTTTTCTTTAAAATCTTATTCCATAAATTTTCAGGTACAAATTCAGGTAAAATCTCTTTTACAATCAGTCTTCCAACTGTTGTATGAATGATTTTATCATCTAATTTTGTTCTAATTTTTGCATGTAAATCTACTTGCTTCATTTCTAAAGCAATTTTAACTTCATTTACATCTGTAAATAATTTATGTTGACCTTTTACTCCATCTTTTGATAATGAAAGATAATAAATACCTAAAATCATATCTTGCGATGGAACCGCAATAGCTCTACCTGATGCAGGTAAAATAATATTCATAGATGACATCATTAAAATCTTAGCTTCAGCAATTGCTTCTTGTGACAATGGCACGTGAACTGCCATTTGGTCACCATCAAAGTCAGCATTAAATGCAGCACAAACTAATGGATGTAACTGAATTGCTTTACCATCAATTAATACAGGGTGGAAACCTTGAATTGACAATTTATGAAGAGTTGGTGCTCTATTTAATAGTATTGGATATTCGTTTACTATTTCAGATAAACATTCCCAAACTTCATTTGTTTCACTCTCAATTAATCTTTTTGAAGATTTTAAAGTTGTTGCATAACCTTTTTCTTCTAGTTTTGCCATTAAGTGTGGTTTAAATAACTCAAGAGCCATTTTTTTAGGAATACCACATTGATCCATATTTAAAGATGGTCCTACAACAATAACAGATCTACCTGAGAAGTCAACCCTTTTACCAAGTAAGTTCTGTCTAAATCTACCTTGTTTACCTTTAATAATTTCAGATAATGATTTTAAAGGTCTTTTATTTGCACCCTTAACTGCATTTGCAGTTTTTCCATTATCAAATAAAGCATCAACTGCTTCTTGAAGCATTCTTTTTTCATTTCTAATAATAATTTCAGGTGCATCAAGTTCAGTAAGTCTTTTAAGTCTGTTATTTCTGTTAATAACTCTTCTATATAAGTCATTTACATCAGAAACTGCGAACTTACCACCATCTAATGATACTAATGGTCTTAAATCAGGTGGAAGAACTGGAAGCTGAGTTAACATCATCCATTCTGGTCTATTTCCTGAATTAATAAAGTTTTCAACTACTTTCAATCTTTTGATAATAGTTTTTCTTTTTGCTTCAGATTTAGTAGATGACATTTCAGATTTTAATTTTTCTAAAAGTTCAAACAAGTCAAGATATTCTAAAAGATTTCTTACAATATCTCCACCCATATTAGCTTCAAATCCTGTATGTTCAAATAAATCAGAAATAGTTCTATATTGTTCTTCATTTAATATATCGTATTTAAGAACTTTTTTTGTTTTCTCATTATCATAATAAGCTTCACCTGGCTCACTTACAATATATGCTTCATAATAAAGTACTCTTTCAAGATCTTTTAATTTAACACCTAAAAGTGTACCAATTCTTGTAGGAAGAGATGACACCATCCAAATGTGTGCTACAGGAGAAACAAGATCAATATGACCCATTCTGTGTCTTCTTACCTTTGAAGAAGTTACTTCAACTCCACATTTTTCACATACAACTCCGTTGTATCTCATTTTTTTATATTTACCACAAAGACACTCATAATCTTTTATTGGACCAAATATTTTAGCACAAAAAAGACCATCTCTTTCTGGTTTTAAAGTTCTGTAGTTTATTGTTTCTGGTTTTTTAACTTCACCACAAGACCAAGAAAGAATTTTTTCTGGACTTGCAAGTCTAAGTTGAAAAGCAGAAAAATCTTGTGGTCTTTCTAACTCTTTTATTTCGATAGGTTTTAATACTTTTTCAGTTTTACTCATTCTCTTCTACCTCGTCAAAAATATCAACGTCTAAACCAAGAGCTTTAAGCTCTTTTGTTAATACGAAGAATGTTTCAGGAACACCTGATCTTGGAACATTTTCCCCATTTGCTATAGCTCTATAAGCTCTTGTTCTACCTTCAACATCATCTGATTTTGTTGTAAGCATCTCTTTAAGAACACTAGTAGCACCATATGCTTCTAATGCCCAAACTTCCATCTCACCAAATCTTTGTCCACCAAATAGTGCTTTACCACCAACTGGTTGTTGTGTAACAAGTGAATATGGTCCAGTAGATCTTGCATGAACTTTTTCATCAACTAAGTGATGAAGTTTTAGCATATACATATAACCTACATTTACTCTTTCTTTCATCTTATCACCAGTTTTTCCATCATAAAGTGCTGATTTACCATCTGTATCAATTTTTGCTAATTCAAAAAGTTTTTCAAACTCATATACTTCAACACCATCAAATACTTGAGTAGCAAATCTAACACCTTTTGCCCAATCTTGTGCATAATCAACTAGTTCTTCATCAGTTAAAGAATTCATAAATTCCTTACCTTTCATAAGCTTAGCAGTACTTGCAATTTCAGACATTTTTTCTCTAAGTTCAATTATAAACTCTGCTCGTTTAGCTTCAAATATTTCTTGGATTTGATTACCAAGTCTTTTACCAACTAAACCTAAGTGAACTTCCATAATTTGACCGATATTCATCCTTGATGGAACCCCAAGTGGGTTAAGAATTACATCAACAGTTGTTCCATCTTCTAAATATGGCATGTCAACTTGAGGAACAATATTAGAAACGATACCTTTGTTACCGTGTCTACCAGCCATTTTATCACCAACTTTAATCTTTCTTTTAGTTGCAATATATACTTTTACCTGTTTAATTACACCACTTGGTAAAATATCATCATGCTCAAGAACTTGAAGCTTTTCTTCATGTTCTTGTCTTAATGTAGATTTTTGCTTGATAAAATGCTCTTTAATATTGTTATAAACATTTTGAACATCTCTGTTATATGAAGCAACTACTTTTTTCATAGCAAATCTATTTACATTTGAAAGTACATCAAATGGTATATTATCACCTTTTTTGTAAGTTGTTCCATCTACTTCAACATCTTTATCTAATGCTGATTTTGATAATAAATCATTAATTTTTAAAATCTCTTCTCTATCAAGCATCAATAATTTATCATGATGTTTAACATCAAGTTCAGATTTTTCTGATTCAATTTCTGCTACTGCTCTTTCGTCTTTTTCATAACCTTTTTTAGTAAATACTTTAACATCTACTACAGTACCTTCCATTGATGTTGGACAATATAATGATTTATTAATAACATGCCCAGCTTTTTCACCAAAAATTGCTCTTAAAAGTCTTTCTTCTGGAGTTGGCTTAATCTCACCTTTTGGTGTAACTTTTCCAACTAAAATCATTCCTGGTTTAACAAAAGTACCAACTTTAATAATACCAGACGCATCTAAATGAGAAATTGATTCTTCTTTTACACCTGGTAAATCTCTAGTGATTTCTTCATTACCATGTTTAAGTTCTCTACATTCAACATCTTTTTCATAAATATGTACAGATGTAAATGCATCTTCTTTTATCAATCTTTGAGAAAGAACAATAGCATCTTCATAGTTATAACCATTCCAAGGCATAAATGCAACCATTGCATTAACACCAACAGCTAATTCACCTTTATCCATTGAAGGACCATCAGCAATAACTTGACCTTTTTCAACTTCTTGACCTTGTTTTACTGCAACTCTTTGTCCAAATGATGTATTATTATTTGTTCTTGAGTTCTTGCTAATTTGATAATGGTCAATAAATGCACCACTTTCATCTTCACCTCTGATGTAGATGTTTTTAGCATCTGCTTTTTCAACAACACCTGCTCTAGAGGCTTTTATAGCTTCCCAAGCATCTCTTGCTACTGTTTTTTCTAAACCTGTACCAACAATAGGAGCATTAGGTTTTAATAATGGAACAGCTTGTCTCATCATATTTGAACCCATAAGTGCTCTGTTGGCATCATCATGTTCTAAGAATGGAATAAGTGAGGCAGCAACACCCATAACCATTTGTGAAGAGATATCAATATAGCTTACTTTACTTCTTTCCATAAGTAAAATTTCACCATTTTGTCTAGCTTCAATTAAAGGCTCTACAATCTTACCATTATCATCAACTTTTGTTGAACCAGGTGCAATTACAAGTCCTTCTTCTAAAGTTGCAGTCATGTAAGTAATTTCATTTGTTACTACACCATCTTTAACTTTTTTATATGGAGCTTCAATAAATCCTAAATCATTTACTTTTGCATAAGTTGATAAAGTATTAATAAGCCCAAT
The window above is part of the Malaciobacter marinus genome. Proteins encoded here:
- the rpoB gene encoding DNA-directed RNA polymerase subunit beta — protein: MLNSLKSGNRLRVDFAKNPQQIEIPNLLQLQQNSYDNFLMIGKDERFDAGIEKVFKSVFPIHDAQNRVTLEYLGSEVGKPKYDVRESMVRGLTYSIPLKINIRLTLWELDEKTGEKIGVKDMKEQSLFIREIPLMTDRTSFIVNGVERVVVNQLHRSPGVIFKEEEANTSGHKLIYTGQIIPDRGSWLYFEYDAKDVLYVRINKRRKVPVTILFRALGYSKEDIIKLFYPIINVKVKNNKFLTKFNPDDYSGRLDFDLKDEKGNLILAAGKRLTARKAKALVEGGLELVEYPVELLMDRSTASTIFDPESGEVLFDALTNLDELKLKKLLDLGFDSFDIANDLATGVDDSIINAFKADSESLKLLKQTEQIDDENDLSAIRIYKVMRPGEPVTKEAAKEFVRKLFFDPERYDLTKVGRMKMNHKLGVNVPEYVTVLTYEDVIKTVQYLVKVKSGHGHIDDRDHLGNRRIRAIGELLANELHSGLIKMQKAIRDKMTTLSGTLEDLMPHDLVNSKMITSTITEFFTSGQLSQFMDQTNPLSEVTHKRRLSALGEGGLVKERAGFEVRDVHPTHYGRICPVETPEGQNIGLINTLSTYAKVNDLGFIEAPYKKVKDGVVTNEITYMTATLEEGLVIAPGSTKVDDNGKIVEPLIEARQNGEILLMERSKVSYIDISSQMVMGVAASLIPFLEHDDANRALMGSNMMRQAVPLLKPNAPIVGTGLEKTVARDAWEAIKASRAGVVEKADAKNIYIRGEDESGAFIDHYQISKNSRTNNNTSFGQRVAVKQGQEVEKGQVIADGPSMDKGELAVGVNAMVAFMPWNGYNYEDAIVLSQRLIKEDAFTSVHIYEKDVECRELKHGNEEITRDLPGVKEESISHLDASGIIKVGTFVKPGMILVGKVTPKGEIKPTPEERLLRAIFGEKAGHVINKSLYCPTSMEGTVVDVKVFTKKGYEKDERAVAEIESEKSELDVKHHDKLLMLDREEILKINDLLSKSALDKDVEVDGTTYKKGDNIPFDVLSNVNRFAMKKVVASYNRDVQNVYNNIKEHFIKQKSTLRQEHEEKLQVLEHDDILPSGVIKQVKVYIATKRKIKVGDKMAGRHGNKGIVSNIVPQVDMPYLEDGTTVDVILNPLGVPSRMNIGQIMEVHLGLVGKRLGNQIQEIFEAKRAEFIIELREKMSEIASTAKLMKGKEFMNSLTDEELVDYAQDWAKGVRFATQVFDGVEVYEFEKLFELAKIDTDGKSALYDGKTGDKMKERVNVGYMYMLKLHHLVDEKVHARSTGPYSLVTQQPVGGKALFGGQRFGEMEVWALEAYGATSVLKEMLTTKSDDVEGRTRAYRAIANGENVPRSGVPETFFVLTKELKALGLDVDIFDEVEENE
- the rpoC gene encoding DNA-directed RNA polymerase subunit beta' translates to MSKTEKVLKPIEIKELERPQDFSAFQLRLASPEKILSWSCGEVKKPETINYRTLKPERDGLFCAKIFGPIKDYECLCGKYKKMRYNGVVCEKCGVEVTSSKVRRHRMGHIDLVSPVAHIWMVSSLPTRIGTLLGVKLKDLERVLYYEAYIVSEPGEAYYDNEKTKKVLKYDILNEEQYRTISDLFEHTGFEANMGGDIVRNLLEYLDLFELLEKLKSEMSSTKSEAKRKTIIKRLKVVENFINSGNRPEWMMLTQLPVLPPDLRPLVSLDGGKFAVSDVNDLYRRVINRNNRLKRLTELDAPEIIIRNEKRMLQEAVDALFDNGKTANAVKGANKRPLKSLSEIIKGKQGRFRQNLLGKRVDFSGRSVIVVGPSLNMDQCGIPKKMALELFKPHLMAKLEEKGYATTLKSSKRLIESETNEVWECLSEIVNEYPILLNRAPTLHKLSIQGFHPVLIDGKAIQLHPLVCAAFNADFDGDQMAVHVPLSQEAIAEAKILMMSSMNIILPASGRAIAVPSQDMILGIYYLSLSKDGVKGQHKLFTDVNEVKIALEMKQVDLHAKIRTKLDDKIIHTTVGRLIVKEILPEFVPENLWNKILKKKDIGTLVDYIYKHGGYKVTPRFLDNLKNLGFRYATDAGISVSIADIKVPESKADHVVKSKKEVIEVQKQFSQGLLTEQERYNKIIDIWTEINNTLGSEMMEIIETDKNGFNSIYMMADSGARGSAAQIRQLAGMRGLMAKPDGSIIETPIISNFREGLNVLEYFISTHGARKGLADTALKTANAGYLTRKLIDVSQNVRITTDDCGTHEGIEITDLSSGNELIESLEERITGRVIAEDIIDPISNEILFTEGTLITEENAKVVADAEVKSVVIRTPLTCKVENGLCSKCYGLNLGEQRKANPGEAVGVLAAQSIGEPGTQLTLRTFHVGGTASATQTERELKVDKEGFIRYYNIKTYIDKANRIIVANRRNAGVLLVEPKINAPFKGKVTVETIHEETILTISNGKENKKYYLRKNDVAKPNELAGVSGKIDGKLYLPYSNGDEVGENESIVEMIKDGWNVPNRIPFASILRVEDGDPITSNVLSNAKGIVKYYKLKGDYLERRHDIKAGDEVVEKGLFSVIVDADDREALRHYIARGSLVEFSDDSPVEKDSIIAIPKTQEQNVIAEWDPYANPTIAEEAGTIAFEDIIPGVTVSEQYDELTGTSKLVVNEYIPAGYKPTISLATSNKEVLRYSLEPKTSLNVSEGQKVEVADVLGKTPKATQKSKDITGGLPRVSELFEARRPKNIAVLASFDGIVSFGKPLRNKQRIVITDANGAKAEFLVEKSKQILVHEGEFVHAGEALTEGQLASHDILKILGEKALHGFIVSEVQQVYRSQGVNIADKHIEVILSQMLRQVSILDGGDTKFIVGDMISKKRFKIENERIIKLGGEPAIAEPLLLGITRAAVTSDSIISAASFQETTKVLTEAAISAKMDMLEDLKENVVIGRTIPVGTGLYKDKKIKFSYGDK